From Methylophaga thalassica:
CGCGGCCTCACACTGATTGCTGTTTTGTTGCCTTAGCGGGTTCAAGACTGTGTTGAACCTACAACAGACAGAATTCCCCCAGCAATACACAGATGTAAGTCGGAAAAGGCCATTGGCTTATTTTAGTGAGAGATTTTTAGCCCAATGATGCCCGATAGAATTAATAAGATACTGAATATACGCGCTATCGTGGCTGGCTCTGATAAAAACACAATACCGAAAATCACGGTACCAATCGCACCGATGCCGACCCAAACGCCATAGGCAGTGCCTAGTGGTAGTGTTTTCATGGCCACACCCAATAACCACAGACTCAAAGCAACGGTAACGAGCGCCAGCAGACTGGGGCCTAACTTGGTCAGACCTTCTGAGTATTTCAATCCCGCCGCCCAGACGACTTCCAGTAATCCCGCAACTACTAATGCTAGCCAAGCCATAAACAGCCCTTGTATTTCATTCGTAAATTTAAAATTATGAAGTTGATGCTGTCACCGACATCAGACGGCGGCTGATGTCGCTAATTTTTCAGCAAGATCTTCAGGCAACACATAATCAGTCACGCTCAAGCCAAAACCACTCATCGAAGGTAATTTTCTTGGCCATGTCATCAGGCGCATTTCTGTGACACCTAAATCTCTTAATATCTGAGCACCGACGCCATAGTGTTTAAGCACATACTCTTCAGCATAATTTCGGTCAGACTGAATCAGTCGCTCCCATTCACCTTCATCACCATGAAGTAACACAAGAACACCTGCGCCCTCTTGTTGAATATGCTGCATGGCTTCCGCCACGCTCCAAGTGTGACCATGACGGTCATCATCCAGTAGATCCATTGTGTTAAACGGCGCGTGAACTCTAACTAAGGTTTCTTCACCAGCGACAGGTGTGCCGTAAACCAGTGCCAGATGTTTCATGCCTGTTGTTTTGTCCAGATAATCATGACGACGGAATGAACCAAGCATGGTATGCATATCACGCTCGCTCAGACGAACCACATTTTGCTCATGCTGATGACGATACTCGATAAGATCAGCAATGGTGCCAACCTTTAAATCATGTTGTTTAGCAAACTCAATCAGGTCAGGTAAACGAGCCATGGTGCCATCGTCATTCATGATTTCGCAGATAACCGCAGCGGGTTCTTCACCTGCCATCGCGGCTAAGTCACACCCTGCTTCAGTATGCCCTGCACGTGTTAACACGCCGCCGCTTCGCGCCATCACAGGGAAAATATGACCAGGACTGACGATATCATCAGCGGTCGCATTAGCCGCTACCGCAGCTTGAATAGTCACAGCTCGGTCTTGTGTTGAAATACCCGTCGTCACGCCCTCAGCTGCTTCAATCGACAACGTGAAGTTGGTTTCAAACCCCGCTTTATTTTGCTTAACCATTAAGGGTAAATTTAATTGCTCACAACGTTGTTCAGTCAACGTCAGGCAGATTAAACCACGTGCATGCATCGCCATAAAATTAATGGCTTCTGATGTCACATGACTGGCCGCCATAACCAGATCGCCTTCATTCTCACGGTCTTCATCATCCATCAAGACGACCATTTTGCCTTGTCGAATGTCCTCAATAATCTCCTCAGTCGTCGCGAGCGGTGAGACTTGAGAATAAGATTTCAACGTGGATTCTGGCATGAGTCTAAAACTCCTTATAACTGGTCAATAACGGCGTAGGCAGAATGATTGTGAATAGATTCGAAGTTTTCGCATTCGACTCTAAAGCCCGACACATCATTTTGCTGAGCTAATGCGACAGCGATATCTCTGACTAAATCCTCAACAAACTTAGGATTATCGTAAGCAAATTCGGTGACATACTTTTCATCTGGACGTTTCAACAAGCCATAGAGCTGACTAGAAGCTTGCTCTTCAATCAGTTGAATTAGGGCATCCAGCGTCATATTTTCACTGATGCGTGCTTCAACACTAACCAGTGAACGTTGGTTATGCGCCCCATAGTCTGAAATCTTCTTAGAACACGGGCAAAGGCTGGTCACGGGGATTTCAGCTTTGACGGTCAGTTCCAGTTCGTCTTTGTAATCGGCCGTCAGCGTGATGTCATAATCCATAAAGCTTTTCACACCTGATACAGGTGCCGCTTTGCTGATGAAATAAGGGAATCTCAGGCTGACATGGCCTTGTTTGGCACCCAGTAATTCCAGCATATCGGTCATAAACGCAGGCATGTTACTTAGGCTGAAAACGGAATCAGGGCGTTCCAGTAATTCGATGAAACGTGACATATGCGTGCCTTTCACATCGGCCGCTAAATGCACATACATATTAAATTCGGCGACAACACGAATCGGTGTTTCTGTTGTTGATTGGAATAAAACCGGATAACGCAGTGACTTGATACCGACTTTATCAATGATGAGTTGGCGCTTGTCTGGCGTATTTTGAACATCTTCTAGTCGATGCGTTAGAGGCAGATTCATTATGTATCCTTGTTTTTTTTGATTCACACTCAGTCGAATCAAGAGAAAAAATGGTGTGAATGACTGAATGTCATCAGTCATTCACCCAAAGGTCTCAAATCGCAAAGAGTCCGAGGATAACCATGAAGAAACGGTTTCATCTAAAAACCAACTTCAGGTTCAGTATTGCTTAGTTCAAGGGGTAAAAAAATTCCAAAGAAGGATTACTACCTTGGGGTTATACCTGTTACCTATTGGAGTGCGTCCTGATAGTTCTGCTGTTCACAGGACATTTCACACATCAGAGAGTTACTCAAAAAAAAACCAATGTTACTCAGACAAGTGACTTAGTTTGACGGGGTAAGGATCGCGCTAAGCCACGTTGTCTTTGTAACACCAGTTTTTAACTCTGAATGGCACTACACCATTTGTTTAGAATGTGTGTGTACCTGGAATCCAGCTTGTACCAGCTAATGGCACACGAGCCATTGCTGCTGATTCCACTGTCAAAGCGACTAAGTCTTCTGGCTCTAAATGACGCAGGTCATTTTTACCGCAAGCACGCGCTAGGGTTTGTGCTTCCAGTGTCAGAACACGAATGTAGTTAGCTAGACGACGACCACCTTCAACGGGATCAAAGCGTTTCATGAGCTCTGGATCCTGAGTAGAAATACCAGCGGGATCACGACCTTCGTGCCAATCATCATAAGAACCGGCTGTTGAGCCCAGTTTTTGGTACTCTTCTTCCCATTTAGGATCGTTATCACCCAATGCCACCAATGCAGCGGTACCGATAGCGACGGCGTCAGCACCTAAAGCCATACATTTCGCCACGTCAGCACCATTACGAATACCACCAGATACAATCAGCTGAACCTTACGGTGCATGCCCATTTCTTGTAAGGCTTGAACCGCTTGAGGAATCGCTGCCATGGTTGGGATACCGACATGTTCAATAAACACGTCTTGCGTTGCCGCTGTACCACCTTGCATACCGTCGACGACGATAACGTCAGCACCGGCTTTCACCGCCAGCTTCACATCATAGTATGTACGTGTTGCACCGACTTTGATGTAGATAGGCACTTGCCAGTCTGTGATTTCACGCAGTTCTTTGATCTTGATTTCCAGATCGTCAGGCCCCGTCCAGTCAGGATGACGACACGCTGAACGTTGGTCTACGCCCATTGGCAATGTACGCATTTTGGCAACACGTTCTGTGATCTTTTGGCCGAGTAACATACCGCCGCCGCCTGGTTTTGCGCCTTGTCCCAATACCACTTCGATCGCATCTGCTTTTCGTAAGTCGTCTGGGTTCATGCCATAGCGTGATGGCAAGTATTGGTAAACCAGTTTGCTTGATTGACCACGTTCTTCTGGCGTCATACCACCATCACCTGTCGTGGTAGACGTGCCTACTGCTGATGCACCTCGACCTAAGGCTTCTTTCGCATAAGCTGACAATGCACCAAAACTCATACCGGCAATCGTGACAGGCGTATCAATAGTGATTGGCTTTTTCGCAAAACGGGTACCTAAGGTCACAGAGGTATTACATTTTTCACGATACCCTTCTAATGGGTAACGAGACATACTCGCGCCCAGGAAAAGCAGATCGTCAAAATGTGGCAGTTTACGTTTGGCACCGGCACCGCGGATATCATAGATACCCGTATCAGCAGCGCGACGGATTTCAGCCATCGTCAATTTATCAAACGTCGCTGACTCGCGCGGTACGGTCATGTATTTTTTCTTTTCAGTCATTTCTATTTCCTCGCAATATCAGCAATTAATAAGCACTCGCGTTATCAACTTTGAAGTTGTACAACTGACGAGCTGAACCATAACGTTTGAAGGCTTTTGGATCTTCATCCACACCGGCTTTTTCTAATAAAGCCGACAGTTCATCCAGGTGTTCCTGACGCATTTCTTTTTCGATGCAGTCAGCACCCAGTGATTTCACAGAACCTTTTACATAGATATGCACTTCGTAGAGCGAGTCACCCAGCGCATCACCGGCATCACCACACACCACTAGTGAACCAGCTTGGCCCATAAAGCAGCTCATATGACCGACATTGCCTTTCACAACAATATCAATACCTTTCATCGAGATACCGCAACGTGAACCGGCATCACCTTCAATCACCAAAAAACCACCATGCGCTGTCGCACCGGCTGCTGATGAAGCGTTACCTTTGACACGCACGCTGCCTGACATCATGTTTTCAGCAATGCCTTGACCAGCATGGCCATGAACGGTGATGTCGGCTTCTTTGTTCATACCCGCACAGTAGTAACCAACCGGGCCATAGATATCGACTTTAAGCTTCTGATCAAGTCCGACAGCGAGATTATGCTCCCCTTTCGGGTTTAATACTTCCCATTCAGCAATGGTCAGTTCTTTGTTTTGATCATGCAAAGCCTGATTCAAGTCACGAACTGTTTGTTGTGCCAGATCCACCGTTTGCTTGCCGGATGTGGTCACTGATTCTGCTACAGATTTAGTACTCATTTATATTCTCCTCATACACCATTGCTTAGTGCGTAGTACGTTCCCAAACATAGACTTTTGAAGGCTCTGGTTCCCATACTTTGGCGTTTTCGATGCCAGGTAATGTTGTTAGCGCCTGATATTCAGAGGCCATAGCCACGTAATCATCTGTTTCTGCAATCACTGCAGGTTTACAGGCGATAGGGTCACGCACCACAGCAAAGCCATCTTTAGTGCCGATAGTGAAGGTAAAGAAACCATCCAGATCGTCTAAAGCATGCGTCAACGCTTCATTCAGACTATCGCCTTGTTGTAAGCGATAGGTCAGATAACCTGCTGCGACTTCTGAATCGTTTTCAGTTTCAAAGTGAATGCCTTCACGTTTCAGTTCCTGACGTAAACGGTTGTGGTTAGACAGTGAACCGTTATGTACCAGACACAAGTCCATGCCGGTTGAGAAAGGATGGCTACCCGCCATGGTCACAGCAGACTCAGTCGCCATGCGTGTGTGACCGATGATGTGGCTACCTTTCATGTTTTCCAGATGGAAAAGATTGACGATACGCTCTGGTAAACCGACTTCTTTCAGGATTTCAATAGACTTACCTGAACTCATGATGAGTACGTCCTGATGATTTTCCATCAGATAGTTCTCAACTGTTTCAGCATCAATATCGACTTTAAATACGGCTACTTTGCTGTTTTGGAACCAGTCGACTTTTGTATTCAGTTTGGCTTCAATTTCTTTTGCCAGTGCTGACCAATCATAGTTCTCATCTTCGTTGCGAAGCGTTAACTTCACCCCTTGATCCACTTCATCACCATAAACAGCAAACCCAGCACTATCAGGGCCACGTTCTGTCATTGCAATTAACATTGGTGCAAACAGTTCACCCAGACGGTCTTCGTATTTATCGTTTTTCAAATACAGGCCAACGATTCCACACATAACTATTCTCCTAACAACATTCCCTAGGGACTTTTAATAAAATTCAACGTAACGATTGATTTCCCAATCAGATACATGACGCATGTATTCCACCCATTCCATGTGTTTGAGTTCTAAGAACTCTTTAACAAACTCCTCACCCAAGGCCCCTTTAATCACGTCATCTTTCTCTAACGCGGTCAAAGCTTCATGAAGATTTTGTGGCAAGATGCCAATGCCTTTTTCTTCCAGCTCTTCTGGGCTTAAGTCATATAAATTGATGTCATAACCTGGACCGGCTTCCAGTTGACGTTCCACACCATCTAAACCAGCTGCAATCGCTGCTGCTGCCGTCAGGTATGGGTTACAAGTACCATCTGGCAGGCGTAGTTCGATACGACCATAAGGGATACGCACCATGGTCGAACGGTTATTATTACCGTATGAAATATAGGCTGGTGCCCAAGTCGCGCCGGACAAAGAACGACCGACCACTAAACGTTTGTATGAGTTAACGGTAGGCGCGGCAATCGCTGATAATGCAGGGGCATGCGCCAGAATGCCTGCCATAAAGTGATAAGCCAGTTTCGATAAACCATGACCGGTTTCATCACTGTCATCATGGAATAAACTTTTCTCACCATCGCCAATCGACATATGCATATGCATGCCGTTACCAGGGCGGTTACTGAATGGCTTAGACATAAATGAACATACCATGCCCATTTCGTTAGCAATTTCGCTGGCCGCCATTTTAAACATCACATAGTCATCCGCACTCTTCAGTGCATCAGCATAGGTGTAGTTAATTTCAAACTGACCATTCGCATCTTCATGATCGATTTGGTAAATATCTAAACCGACATCAATTAAAGACTCAGTCAGTTTTTCAAGGAAACCGCTCTGACGTGTGATGCCTTTATAGTCATAACACGGTTTTTGCAGCGTATCGGTTGGATCAAATGGATGCAGATGACCGAACTCATCTTTTTTCAATAAAGAGAATTCAGGCTCTAAACCGGTGTATAAAATCCAGCCTTTTTCAGTCAGACGGGAAATTTGTTTTTTCAGTACAACACGACTGTCATGGCTGTAGGGTTTGCCGTTAACGTGACCATCACAGATCAGGCGTGCATAACCAGGTTGCCATGGCAATAAACTCAATGTGCTTAAGTCGCCCATTGCCATGTAATCTGGACCATTAGGTTTAATGCCCATTCCCCAAATAGCACCACCAGCAAAACCAGCACCGGTTTTAATAATGTCTTCCAGGTGATCTGCTGGCACAGATTTGACCTTAGCCACACCGTGGATATCAACAAACTGGGCCAACACATATTTCACATTGTTTTCAGCCAAAAACTTCTGCGCATAGGCTAATTGGTCTGCTGGCGAAGCCTTAGGGTCGAATTCATACTTCATAACATTTCCTCTGTTTGAATGATCAACACTTGGTCGTATCAATTGATCTCGTAATAAAAACTGAACCCTATAGCACCGCCACCATATTCTTCGGTGATGCCCAATAGTGTTTTCCACAGGTAGGGTCCAAACGTACCATCACACCAAATGCGATAAACAGATTGGCCATTCAGCATCTGTCTCAGCAACGTTACCGATACACCGGCGATGACAGTCATGACAAGACGATTCTCTTCAAGTGCATCTCCTGACAGGTCGATAGCACAGACTTCAGAAAATAACTTTGATGTCAGCTTGCCACTGACAATAAACGACGCATCATTGCGAATTACCTTGTGGACACCTGCTTTATTCACAGGCAAGGCATTTAACTGAGCGACCAGATGAGAGTTCAGTGGCTCTTCAATCAGATACTCACTTCCCCCCAATCTTAAGACCAGCTCTCTTTTGCCTTGTAATGTCCAACTGTTTTTTGCTTCTGGCAGTGTCAGGTTGGCAGAGGCTAACCACTCCGCTGCATTAGGTCCTTTCACGCCAAAGCGATTTAATGCACTCACATCACAAATACTTAATAACTCGTAACGTGAAGATTCAATGGCCTTGTCCGCCATGGTTATTGCAGTCTCCATGCCATTCACGATGCCACTAATCGGCTTCAAAGGGGCTTGAGCAAAAGCGACCGGGCTTTTAAAAATGCCGTCTTGCATGCTTACTCTCCGTCTTTATCAAGTAGGTGAAAAAAAGGGGCTTCGACGACAGTCGCTTCAACCATTGCACCGCTATCGGTACGAATGGAAAACGTTGAGCCCACACTGCCCTGTTCTGGTGCAACAAAAGCAAAACCGATTACTCTGTCGAGATATCTGCTGTATGCAATACTGGTGACACGGCCTTTGATGTTGTTGCCGTTATCAATCACCAGATTGCATTCATTCGGCATTTCCCTGGCAAAGCCTTTCTCCAGTACAAAGTTCACTAACTTCTTGTTCAGCTTTTTCTTAGCGATGATTTTCAGGCTGCGTTGGCCGATAAAGAACGGCTTATCCATTTTGAGTAACGCTTCGGAATGCGCTTCAAATGGATTGGTCAGACCATCGGTATCGTGACTAATCAGGTGATGTCCCATTTCCAGACGTAGCAGACGCTGTGCATCTGTACCAAATGGACGAATACCATGATCTTGTCCGGCAGCCATGATTTGTTTCCAGACATGCAGTCCCGCTTTGTAAGGCACATGAATTTCAAAAGCCAGGTCAGCAACAAAACTTACTCGCATGACTTTGGCATTCACACCGGCAATCTCAGCTTCAATCATGTTTCCATCTGGTAACGAGGCTTCACTCAAATCGGCATTGGTCAGTGAACTTAAAATCTCACGTGACTTCGGTCCGGCCAGTGTCATCGCTGCAATGGCGCCGGTCAGATTCACCAAAGTGACTTGTAATCCCCATGCCTGAACATTACGTTGCATTTCACGGTAAACCGTCGCGGCATTGGATGAGTTCGTTGATACATAGAACTTTTCAGCTTCGACACGAACAGCCATCCCGTCATCCAGCATGACACCTGCTTCATCCAGCAGCAGAGCAATGCGGCTTTCGCCGATTTTCTGTTTGCTGAACTTGCCTGTATAAAAGCGTTCCAGAAATTCAGTGGCATCGGCACCGTAGACTTCAATTTTCCCTAAGGTGCTGCCATCAATCATGCCGGCCTGTTTTCTGACCGCTAACGCTTCTTGCTGTACCGCTTCCATCGCCGTCATTGAACGACCCGAATATTGATAATAAGCAGGACGCATCCACATACCCGCATCCATCATCACACCACCATTATCAACATGCCATTCATGCATCGCGGTATAACGATGAGGGTGGAATCCACGTCCGCCCAGGTGACCAATCGGTGTTGGGTGGAAGAATGGACGCGCGGTGGTGCTACCAATTTTCTCAACCGGTAACTGACGAATACGAGCCAGAATACGAATCGCATTCATATTGGAATGTTTACCCTGACTTGGGCCCATACCCACCGTGGTAAAGCGTTTCATCAACTCGATATTGTCAAAACCTTCTTTGGCGGC
This genomic window contains:
- a CDS encoding protein glxC; translated protein: MSTKSVAESVTTSGKQTVDLAQQTVRDLNQALHDQNKELTIAEWEVLNPKGEHNLAVGLDQKLKVDIYGPVGYYCAGMNKEADITVHGHAGQGIAENMMSGSVRVKGNASSAAGATAHGGFLVIEGDAGSRCGISMKGIDIVVKGNVGHMSCFMGQAGSLVVCGDAGDALGDSLYEVHIYVKGSVKSLGADCIEKEMRQEHLDELSALLEKAGVDEDPKAFKRYGSARQLYNFKVDNASAY
- the sugE gene encoding quaternary ammonium compound efflux SMR transporter SugE, with product MAWLALVVAGLLEVVWAAGLKYSEGLTKLGPSLLALVTVALSLWLLGVAMKTLPLGTAYGVWVGIGAIGTVIFGIVFLSEPATIARIFSILLILSGIIGLKISH
- the ribBA gene encoding bifunctional 3,4-dihydroxy-2-butanone-4-phosphate synthase/GTP cyclohydrolase II codes for the protein MPESTLKSYSQVSPLATTEEIIEDIRQGKMVVLMDDEDRENEGDLVMAASHVTSEAINFMAMHARGLICLTLTEQRCEQLNLPLMVKQNKAGFETNFTLSIEAAEGVTTGISTQDRAVTIQAAVAANATADDIVSPGHIFPVMARSGGVLTRAGHTEAGCDLAAMAGEEPAAVICEIMNDDGTMARLPDLIEFAKQHDLKVGTIADLIEYRHQHEQNVVRLSERDMHTMLGSFRRHDYLDKTTGMKHLALVYGTPVAGEETLVRVHAPFNTMDLLDDDRHGHTWSVAEAMQHIQQEGAGVLVLLHGDEGEWERLIQSDRNYAEEYVLKHYGVGAQILRDLGVTEMRLMTWPRKLPSMSGFGLSVTDYVLPEDLAEKLATSAAV
- a CDS encoding class II glutamine amidotransferase, producing MCGIVGLYLKNDKYEDRLGELFAPMLIAMTERGPDSAGFAVYGDEVDQGVKLTLRNEDENYDWSALAKEIEAKLNTKVDWFQNSKVAVFKVDIDAETVENYLMENHQDVLIMSSGKSIEILKEVGLPERIVNLFHLENMKGSHIIGHTRMATESAVTMAGSHPFSTGMDLCLVHNGSLSNHNRLRQELKREGIHFETENDSEVAAGYLTYRLQQGDSLNEALTHALDDLDGFFTFTIGTKDGFAVVRDPIACKPAVIAETDDYVAMASEYQALTTLPGIENAKVWEPEPSKVYVWERTTH
- the glnT gene encoding type III glutamate--ammonia ligase encodes the protein MKYEFDPKASPADQLAYAQKFLAENNVKYVLAQFVDIHGVAKVKSVPADHLEDIIKTGAGFAGGAIWGMGIKPNGPDYMAMGDLSTLSLLPWQPGYARLICDGHVNGKPYSHDSRVVLKKQISRLTEKGWILYTGLEPEFSLLKKDEFGHLHPFDPTDTLQKPCYDYKGITRQSGFLEKLTESLIDVGLDIYQIDHEDANGQFEINYTYADALKSADDYVMFKMAASEIANEMGMVCSFMSKPFSNRPGNGMHMHMSIGDGEKSLFHDDSDETGHGLSKLAYHFMAGILAHAPALSAIAAPTVNSYKRLVVGRSLSGATWAPAYISYGNNNRSTMVRIPYGRIELRLPDGTCNPYLTAAAAIAAGLDGVERQLEAGPGYDINLYDLSPEELEEKGIGILPQNLHEALTALEKDDVIKGALGEEFVKEFLELKHMEWVEYMRHVSDWEINRYVEFY
- a CDS encoding FMN-binding glutamate synthase family protein, with the translated sequence MTEKKKYMTVPRESATFDKLTMAEIRRAADTGIYDIRGAGAKRKLPHFDDLLFLGASMSRYPLEGYREKCNTSVTLGTRFAKKPITIDTPVTIAGMSFGALSAYAKEALGRGASAVGTSTTTGDGGMTPEERGQSSKLVYQYLPSRYGMNPDDLRKADAIEVVLGQGAKPGGGGMLLGQKITERVAKMRTLPMGVDQRSACRHPDWTGPDDLEIKIKELREITDWQVPIYIKVGATRTYYDVKLAVKAGADVIVVDGMQGGTAATQDVFIEHVGIPTMAAIPQAVQALQEMGMHRKVQLIVSGGIRNGADVAKCMALGADAVAIGTAALVALGDNDPKWEEEYQKLGSTAGSYDDWHEGRDPAGISTQDPELMKRFDPVEGGRRLANYIRVLTLEAQTLARACGKNDLRHLEPEDLVALTVESAAMARVPLAGTSWIPGTHTF
- the folE2 gene encoding GTP cyclohydrolase FolE2 — encoded protein: MNLPLTHRLEDVQNTPDKRQLIIDKVGIKSLRYPVLFQSTTETPIRVVAEFNMYVHLAADVKGTHMSRFIELLERPDSVFSLSNMPAFMTDMLELLGAKQGHVSLRFPYFISKAAPVSGVKSFMDYDITLTADYKDELELTVKAEIPVTSLCPCSKKISDYGAHNQRSLVSVEARISENMTLDALIQLIEEQASSQLYGLLKRPDEKYVTEFAYDNPKFVEDLVRDIAVALAQQNDVSGFRVECENFESIHNHSAYAVIDQL